In Bacillus sp. Marseille-Q1617, a genomic segment contains:
- the ezrA gene encoding septation ring formation regulator EzrA, which translates to MQYVIAGIILILILFLIGVLSRKKYYSEIDRYEAWKVDIMNRPIPEELSKVKQLNMTGQTEQLFEGWRQGWDEIVAVQLPDIEELLFDAEEYTDKFRFKKTKETLAKIDGVLTDTESKIDNILQELNELVGSEEKNREEIELLQEEYRGSKKQLLAYRHTYGQAAKKIEAVLDTLAKEIEQYNELTDQGNYLDAREIVLNLGLEMKSIAYKMESIPKLTADCENILPSQLSELEAGYAEMTEQGYILNHVEVEKEVKALNETLSGFTERLQSLEVEEVEQGLQEIKSKVEMLYDLLEKEVHARHFVLQYKDETTEGLIKAKEENDDIQYEVNLVQQGYHLHESDLKAPQELQKKIIQLSKRHELVINKVESNKTAYSTLSEELKEIRNGLEVLIGEQAEFALFLQTLRKDELTTREKIADLKKKTAEASRMIAKSNVPGLPADYDDLLNEVHRKIEQVNASLTEKPLNMKFIQETLLEAEDTVDHFYNKTQVLIENVLLSEKIIQYGNRYRSRYHSVQEGLQAAEEAFRQYDYRKALEEAATTIEKVEPGALKKIEKMINLEEQ; encoded by the coding sequence ATGCAATATGTCATCGCTGGAATCATACTAATCTTGATTTTATTCCTTATAGGAGTCTTATCCAGAAAGAAATATTATTCGGAAATTGACCGGTACGAAGCATGGAAGGTAGATATTATGAACCGCCCGATACCGGAGGAACTGTCTAAAGTCAAACAGCTTAATATGACTGGGCAGACGGAGCAGCTTTTCGAAGGCTGGAGACAGGGATGGGACGAGATCGTGGCTGTGCAGCTTCCTGATATTGAAGAATTGCTATTCGATGCAGAAGAATACACAGATAAGTTCCGTTTCAAGAAGACAAAAGAGACACTGGCTAAGATCGATGGGGTCCTTACCGACACAGAATCCAAAATCGACAACATCCTTCAGGAGCTGAACGAGCTTGTAGGCAGTGAAGAAAAGAACAGGGAAGAAATCGAACTTTTACAAGAAGAATATCGTGGCAGCAAGAAGCAGCTGCTTGCATATCGCCATACATATGGCCAGGCGGCTAAGAAGATTGAAGCCGTGCTGGACACGCTCGCAAAAGAAATCGAACAATATAATGAACTGACAGATCAGGGGAATTATCTGGATGCACGTGAAATTGTGTTGAACCTGGGTCTGGAAATGAAGTCGATTGCCTATAAGATGGAGAGCATTCCTAAGCTGACCGCAGACTGCGAAAATATTCTTCCTTCCCAGTTATCTGAGCTGGAAGCCGGTTATGCCGAAATGACAGAGCAAGGCTACATACTCAACCATGTAGAAGTGGAAAAAGAAGTGAAGGCATTGAATGAAACGCTTTCCGGGTTCACTGAACGTCTTCAGTCTTTAGAAGTAGAAGAAGTGGAACAGGGATTGCAGGAAATCAAGAGTAAGGTTGAAATGCTGTATGATTTATTGGAAAAAGAAGTACATGCCAGACATTTTGTTCTTCAATACAAGGATGAAACGACTGAAGGATTAATAAAAGCAAAAGAAGAAAATGATGATATTCAATATGAAGTGAATCTGGTACAGCAAGGATACCATTTACATGAATCCGACCTTAAGGCACCACAGGAACTTCAGAAGAAAATCATACAATTATCAAAGCGCCATGAATTGGTCATCAATAAGGTTGAAAGCAATAAGACAGCTTACTCAACGCTGAGTGAAGAACTGAAGGAAATCAGAAACGGGCTAGAAGTACTTATCGGGGAACAGGCGGAATTTGCCTTATTCCTGCAGACTTTAAGAAAAGATGAATTAACGACGCGTGAGAAAATTGCCGATCTTAAGAAAAAGACGGCAGAAGCAAGCAGGATGATCGCTAAAAGCAATGTGCCGGGTCTGCCTGCAGATTACGATGATCTTCTGAATGAAGTTCACCGAAAGATCGAACAAGTGAACGCAAGCCTGACAGAAAAACCATTGAATATGAAATTCATCCAGGAAACGCTGTTAGAAGCCGAAGATACAGTAGATCACTTCTATAACAAGACGCAGGTGCTGATTGAGAATGTTCTCCTTTCAGAGAAGATCATTCAGTACGGAAACCGCTACAGAAGCCGTTATCATTCTGTACAGGAAGGGCTGCAGGCGGCAGAAGAAGCCTTCAGGCAATATGACTACCGCAAAGCGCTTGAGGAAGCAGCCACCACGATTGAAAAAGTGGAGCCGGGAGCTCTGAAAAAGATTGAAAAAATGATTAACCTGGAAGAACAGTAA
- the brnQ gene encoding branched-chain amino acid transport system II carrier protein has product MNEKALSFSGVLTVGLMLFALFLGAGNMIFPPFLGQQAGDQVWTGIIGFLITGVGLPLMGVIAIAKSGGDLQTLANRVHPIFGLIFTIIMYLAIGPFFGIPRTGTVAYEIGIIPFLSEDTAKYGVSLLIYSIIFFALTAWLAMNPSKLVDRIGKILTPSLLIILTILVVKSIVTPMGSFGEPNPAYQDGALFKGFIEGYLTMDTIAALVFGIVVINAIKDRGITSKTSLTRITIIAGFIAAAGLALVYLSLSYIGATSTDSIGAQANGGAILSASANHLFGSLGAVILGLAITFACITTSVGLVSACAQYFSKISPVSYPKLVIILSAFSMLIANIGLTQLIAVSLPVLIIIYPLAIVLILLSFMHNWFNGYSMVYIGALVPTVLISLIDGLKTAGMDVSAVSSALSFLPFYAEGIGWILPAIAGAVIGYVIAILAGASKRIIEA; this is encoded by the coding sequence ATGAACGAGAAAGCGCTGTCATTCAGTGGTGTTTTAACTGTTGGTCTTATGCTCTTCGCTCTTTTCCTTGGAGCTGGAAATATGATTTTTCCTCCATTCCTTGGTCAACAGGCAGGCGATCAAGTATGGACAGGGATCATCGGATTTTTGATCACAGGAGTGGGTCTCCCATTAATGGGGGTAATCGCCATCGCCAAATCCGGCGGAGATCTTCAAACTCTTGCAAACCGTGTACATCCGATATTCGGATTAATTTTTACGATTATTATGTATCTTGCAATCGGCCCGTTTTTCGGAATACCAAGAACCGGCACTGTTGCGTATGAAATCGGCATCATTCCTTTCCTTTCTGAAGATACAGCAAAATACGGGGTTTCCCTTCTTATCTATTCGATTATCTTTTTTGCCCTTACAGCTTGGCTTGCGATGAATCCTTCCAAGCTTGTTGACAGGATAGGGAAGATTCTGACACCGTCTTTGCTCATCATTCTAACCATATTGGTAGTGAAAAGCATTGTAACTCCTATGGGGAGCTTCGGCGAACCGAATCCTGCTTACCAGGATGGTGCACTCTTTAAAGGGTTCATTGAAGGCTATCTGACAATGGATACAATTGCGGCGTTAGTATTCGGGATTGTCGTCATCAACGCCATAAAGGATCGCGGCATCACGAGTAAGACAAGCCTGACAAGGATCACAATCATTGCGGGCTTCATCGCTGCAGCCGGATTGGCACTTGTGTACCTGTCCCTTAGCTATATCGGCGCCACGAGTACGGATTCAATCGGTGCCCAGGCTAACGGAGGAGCGATTCTTTCTGCATCAGCAAACCACTTGTTTGGTTCTTTAGGTGCAGTGATTCTGGGACTTGCCATCACATTTGCGTGCATTACCACATCTGTTGGATTGGTTTCAGCTTGTGCCCAATACTTTTCGAAGATTTCACCTGTATCGTATCCAAAGCTGGTCATTATTTTGTCTGCCTTCAGCATGTTGATTGCCAATATCGGATTGACTCAGCTGATTGCCGTTTCTTTGCCGGTACTCATCATCATTTATCCATTGGCGATTGTATTGATCCTGTTATCGTTCATGCATAATTGGTTCAATGGTTATTCCATGGTTTACATTGGTGCTTTAGTACCGACAGTACTAATCAGCTTGATTGACGGCCTTAAGACAGCTGGAATGGATGTAAGTGCTGTGAGCAGTGCTTTGAGCTTCCTTCCTTTCTATGCTGAAGGAATCGGTTGGATCTTACCTGCAATAGCTGGAGCTGTCATTGGATATGTCATAGCTATCCTTGCAGGTGCATCAAAACGAATTATCGAAGCTTGA
- a CDS encoding cysteine desulfurase family protein produces MIYFDNAATTRPYQEALDAFLKVNEVYFANPSSIHSFGGRVEKLISQSRKQIAGLLKIKEKEVFFTSGGTESNNLAIKGTALQYGYRGKHIITTKIEHPSVSNTMKQLESIGYSVTYLDVNESGIVDPYEVEKAIQNDTILVSIMHVNNEIGSIQPIEEIGSILKNHSKIIFHVDGVQACGKIPVSLPGDQIDLYSISAHKIHGLKGTGMLFVRDGVNISPLLSGGEQEGNIRSGTENTGGIVSFAKAMRMYMEESREHFSRMKDIQSYLRKELIKIAGVNIHTPQMESAHHILNFSIKDFKSEIVVHALDQHEVYVSTTSACSSKKSKPSQTLLSMGVGEDLADRAIRISLSFHNTMEEAERFVQLLKQETAQLQKTMRRSR; encoded by the coding sequence GTGATATATTTTGATAATGCAGCAACCACAAGGCCATATCAGGAAGCTTTGGATGCTTTTTTGAAAGTGAATGAAGTCTACTTTGCCAACCCTTCATCCATTCATTCATTTGGGGGCCGGGTGGAAAAACTGATTTCACAGTCAAGGAAACAAATTGCCGGCCTCTTAAAAATCAAAGAGAAGGAAGTATTTTTCACTTCTGGCGGCACAGAGTCGAATAATTTAGCCATCAAAGGGACGGCTTTACAATATGGATATAGAGGGAAGCATATTATTACGACCAAAATCGAACATCCTTCTGTATCTAATACAATGAAGCAATTGGAGTCAATTGGATACTCTGTTACTTATCTTGATGTCAATGAATCGGGAATAGTCGATCCTTATGAGGTCGAAAAAGCGATTCAGAATGATACGATCCTTGTATCGATCATGCACGTAAATAATGAAATAGGGTCGATTCAGCCAATCGAAGAAATCGGGTCCATATTAAAAAATCACTCCAAAATCATCTTTCATGTGGATGGTGTGCAGGCATGCGGTAAAATTCCCGTATCCCTGCCGGGTGATCAAATTGATTTATACAGTATTTCCGCACATAAGATCCATGGCCTTAAAGGGACAGGTATGCTTTTCGTAAGAGATGGTGTGAACATCTCCCCGCTTCTTTCCGGAGGCGAGCAGGAAGGAAATATAAGAAGCGGGACAGAAAACACGGGCGGCATCGTTTCTTTTGCAAAAGCGATGAGGATGTATATGGAAGAAAGCCGGGAACACTTCAGCAGGATGAAGGATATTCAAAGTTATTTAAGGAAAGAACTGATAAAAATAGCTGGAGTGAACATTCATACACCTCAAATGGAAAGTGCACATCATATCCTTAACTTCTCCATTAAAGACTTCAAGAGCGAAATAGTCGTACATGCTTTGGATCAACATGAGGTGTACGTCTCCACTACAAGTGCGTGTTCATCAAAGAAAAGCAAGCCGAGTCAGACACTTTTATCAATGGGAGTGGGAGAAGACCTTGCAGACCGGGCGATCAGAATAAGCTTGTCCTTTCATAACACAATGGAAGAAGCGGAGCGATTTGTTCAGCTGCTAAAACAAGAAACAGCCCAATTACAGAAAACAATGAGGAGATCACGATGA
- the thiI gene encoding tRNA uracil 4-sulfurtransferase ThiI — protein MKYNRILVRYGEISTKGRNRKKFTSKLRENIVQALKDIPGISVSASRDRLHILLGEENGEEVIPRLQKIFGIQSFSPVVKVERDIEEICKAGAALVQKSFEPGKTFKVSARRADKHFPLETNEINYEVGSYILRNTEGLTVDVKNPDIKLNVEVRKEGVYLSSEIYPGSTGMPVGASGKAMLMLSGGIDSPVAGYLTMKRGVEIEAVHFHSPPFTSERAKQKVIDLSRKLSAFSGSIKLHVVPFTKIQQTIHDQVPENYTMTSTRRMMLKIADKIRQQNEGLALITGESLGQVASQTLESMQAINDVTNTPVLRPLIAMDKLEIIDIAQKIDTHDISILPYEDCCTIFTPPAPKTRPKKEKIQYYESFVDFELLINEAVKETETITINGAADTALEESFDDLL, from the coding sequence ATGAAATACAATCGAATTCTAGTCAGATACGGTGAGATTTCTACAAAAGGAAGAAACCGCAAAAAGTTCACATCAAAGCTTAGAGAGAATATTGTTCAGGCGTTAAAGGATATTCCAGGGATATCAGTGTCTGCAAGCCGCGACCGACTGCATATCCTATTGGGGGAGGAAAACGGGGAAGAAGTCATACCGCGTCTTCAAAAGATCTTCGGTATCCAATCATTCAGCCCTGTAGTGAAAGTTGAACGTGATATAGAAGAAATTTGCAAAGCAGGAGCGGCATTGGTGCAAAAGAGCTTTGAACCAGGTAAAACTTTTAAGGTGTCAGCCCGCCGTGCAGATAAGCATTTTCCTCTTGAGACCAACGAAATCAATTATGAAGTCGGTTCCTACATTTTAAGGAATACGGAAGGTCTGACAGTAGATGTCAAAAACCCGGATATTAAATTAAATGTAGAAGTAAGAAAGGAAGGGGTTTATCTTTCCTCAGAAATTTACCCTGGTTCGACCGGGATGCCGGTAGGGGCAAGTGGAAAGGCTATGCTGATGCTGTCAGGCGGTATCGACAGCCCGGTTGCCGGATATTTAACCATGAAGCGCGGAGTGGAAATTGAAGCGGTCCATTTTCACAGCCCTCCTTTTACAAGTGAACGGGCAAAGCAGAAAGTGATTGATCTTTCAAGAAAACTTTCAGCTTTTAGCGGCAGCATCAAATTACATGTGGTACCTTTTACAAAAATTCAGCAGACGATTCATGATCAGGTGCCTGAGAACTATACCATGACATCAACGAGACGAATGATGCTGAAGATAGCTGATAAAATCCGTCAGCAGAATGAGGGTCTTGCCTTGATCACCGGAGAAAGCCTCGGCCAGGTAGCGAGTCAGACGCTTGAGAGCATGCAGGCGATTAATGATGTTACAAATACTCCTGTCTTGAGGCCGCTGATCGCCATGGATAAATTGGAAATTATCGATATCGCCCAAAAAATCGATACTCATGATATATCGATCCTTCCTTATGAGGATTGCTGTACGATCTTTACACCGCCTGCACCGAAAACGAGACCAAAAAAAGAAAAGATCCAGTACTATGAAAGCTTTGTTGATTTTGAGCTTTTAATAAATGAAGCCGTCAAGGAAACCGAGACCATCACCATCAATGGAGCAGCAGATACTGCACTGGAAGAAAGCTTTGATGACCTCCTCTAA
- a CDS encoding alpha/beta-type small acid-soluble spore protein — protein sequence MADNRSSNQLVAPGAQQAIDQMKYEIASEFGVQLGPDATARANGSVGGEITKRLVQMAEQQIGGGYQK from the coding sequence ATGGCAGACAACAGAAGTTCTAACCAACTAGTAGCTCCTGGAGCTCAACAAGCAATCGACCAAATGAAATACGAAATCGCTTCTGAATTCGGAGTTCAACTTGGTCCAGATGCAACTGCACGCGCTAACGGTTCTGTAGGTGGTGAAATCACTAAGCGTTTAGTCCAAATGGCTGAACAACAAATCGGTGGCGGATACCAAAAATAA